The DNA window ttttaacttgTCTTTCTTATACAAACGTTCtagaatagtactccctctgtcccactacaagtgagGTATTTCTTTTCAGCCGTGCCGTTGTTTTGCGAAGATGATAATAACTAGTTAGAGTGACagaaagaaagtaaaataagagaaaaaataatactccctccgtccccgaataagagtcgctaatttccattttgggccgtcccccattaagagtcattcttcatttttaccataaatggtagtaggccccacattccacaaactcagtccactcacattttattataaaaccaatataaaaatgtgggtcccacattccactaactttttcaaccaacttttctctacatttcttaaaactcgtgcccggtcaaagaacgactcctattaggggacggagggagtatataagagAGTCatatttacattattctcttacttactttactttctctttattCTAACTATCTATATCATTTTTGCAAAACAACATCCGAATAGAAACGTCTCACTtgtagtgggacggagggagtagcagttttctattttctgtttcaTTTAAGTAAACAAATTGCAGACTGCCCTccaaaattacattattttgaTAACCGAGTCCTTGGCATTTGGCTATCAAACATTTTGGCATATTTTGTAATTTACATAAAGCACTTTTCACTTAACAAGAAGAAACTTGTTTATGATAACATCTTAGTGAAACAAAACAAATGTATAAAACATGGTCAACCAGAACTTTAACATTCAAAGGATTGTGTTTCAAAACAaacattaagaaataataatcgCAAGTTGAGGGTGGGGCTGTTTGAAAGAAAAGAAGTAGAGATAGCTtgtatacatataaaatatccTCATTTTATTTGACAGGATGTGGAGCTAATAAACTGAATGAAAGAAAAACCAAAATCCTATCCTATACAGAAGCATGATAAGAAGAACAAGTAATTAAGCTCTTGGATAGCGAGACCGTCCTTTCTTCCTCAAGAACTCAGGTATCTCAACAGCACCGCCTTCTAGAAACGACGACGAAGACCGTCTGTTTGAATCTGCTTGCCCAACCAGATTTGCCTGCCATTATTTCATAACCACACATGCTCAATAACTAAAGATATATGTAATTCATCTCTTTTTGAGgcagatatatatatatgacaccccaaatacactactactttctctactatgtctatttacttttccgcttatatctatattttactgttctacaaATGGAGCATATTTTTACCCCTTTATCAACTCATTTGATAAAATTAACAAGTATACCACTCTGACAATATTATAATGAGGGgaaccaaaacaaaaaaatgcatactaAATGTCGGGTTGGCAGCTACTCAAGCATATATCTCAACTGCCCAATTTCCTCCTCCCAAAAGTGAAGAAAGACAACAATGAAAAGAAACCCAGTGCAAATCTGCACAGGCTTGGAATTCAAGTATTTCTAATGGGAAGTGGATCTTTTATGAACTCTACTGTTATCTTATCTTCATCGTGATTGTTGGAGCACAGATAATCATGTGAAAATATGATCTCTCTGGAAGATTTTCCTTGTGGCTGTTTCTAGGCTTCAGAAGAATTGGATGGGCACTGCAACGTCACCTCCAACCCATACAAACTTTTAAAATGCCAAACCTATAAGTGGGCAAAAGAATTTTCTAATATATGTTCAGAAAAGAACCAATTCTTTCTAGAACATGTTCAGGAAAGAAACCTATCTAAACTACTCTAGCAAGTAGTCCTGTTTAGAAGCACCAATCTCCATGTATTGCTTAAGTGGCACCCATAGGTTTTTCATAAATTCAATGTATGCTACGTATAATATCAATTTGGTATTTGTGTTTACAAGTAACAACTTTGTTCTAAAGTCATAGAACCTTATTAATCAACACAAAGAGATGGATGTATAACTTCGAAAAGGGAAACTAGTACTATAATCTTTTAGTAAAAGAACCAAAAAACTTTGCATGACTATGCAGAATTATTAAGATTGGGGAAAGTAACATTACTACCATGAAAGGCCAAACAATTTTTCAACAATACCTGTAGCAGTTCCGATTCCCATTAATGAAGAACCGGCACTAGCCATAATAGCTCTCACATCTGCAAAATCTACATTTACTAACCCTGGAATCTGCAAAAACAGAAAGTGAATTTGAATCTCATTCTCTTAACAATTGGAAGGTCAATTAGTGAGTCATGTAAAGAGCAACTTAATAAGTTCCGGAAAACCGGAAAATTTACAAAGCGAAGCACATACTATCATGTGCAAACAAGAGCCACATAATCATTCAGGCGTGTAAGCCACCAACAAAATCTACTTAGCTGATGCATGACAATGAGATACTATTGTCTTTCTTGTATgtatgccacatcatcagccaTACTGTGATAATATCGGAGATACCCCGAACTCCTTGTCGAAGAATATCATCAGCAAGATTGAATGCATCTGTTACTGGTGTGGATGGAGAAACTGCAGTGAGCAATTTATCCTTTGGAATGACAATGAGGGTATCAACGTTTTCTCTTAAAGCTGCGATTCCTTCCTGAGCTTGAACAGCTCTTCTTCGTCCTTCAAATGAGAATGGAGTGGTGACTATACCAACAGTCAAAATGCCCATGGATTTTGCGATTCCAGCAATTACAGGGGCTCCCCCAGTGCCTGTTCCCCCACCCATTCCAGCCTGCAAGTATTAGAAGACTAGTGAAGGCCCAAACTAAACAAGGAGAAGCATACCGCACAAAGACTAAAGTTTTGCAGGATAATATCAATAGAGGTGGATGTACTTTTCCtttaaataattcaattgtaATGGGCTTGAAGTTTGAAGAAAACATTAGCATTTCAAGCAATTCTTAAACAGTTGTCATTTTGGCCAGAAAGTGTAAGAAAAATAACTAAAGCTAATTTCTAAGGTTTTGGGTTGAGTATTTGTAATGATTGTGATGGACAAGCAAAAGGTTAAGATATTAATGGACGTTGTAGATATGTTCACACATTACATATCAAAATTGCATGTCAGAAACTTGGAAATTTATTTTAACCGGGTGAAAGAAAGAAAGCATCTATAAAGATATCCTAACAAGAAGGTTTAAACTGAAGATCTTTCCAGAATGGATCTCAGGAATTTGTTCCAATTTTCTCTTTGCAAACACAGCAATTACCATGACAAGTCTGCAATTATTCGCAGAGACTAGAATCATCAAGGAATTGACATGCCTGGGGGAAATAATAAAATGCAGTAACTTACAGTGACAAAGACCATGTCTGCTCCATCAACTGCCTCCTCTATTGCTGCTTTGCTTTCATTAGCAGCACTCATACCAACTTCTGGGTTCCCACCAGCACCGAGTCCTCGAGTAAGCTCTCCACCAATCTGCAAGCGATGCTCAGGAAAGATGGGTGACATCCTCATGGCTTGGATGTCAGTGTTAACTATCCAGAACTCAACCCCCTTCATTTCACTCTCTATCATACGGTTAACAGCATTGGAtccaccacctccaccgccaATAACCTTGATCTTGGCTTCACTATAATTGTTTAAAGTAGATAAGTCTCTAACACTCTCAGTAACATTTCCACTTGACGAATCCTGTTTTGGGTTGATCATGGTAGTGCTCGTCTCACCTCTAAGCATCGAGATCTCAGGGTGTAGGTTCAGAAACGAGTCCTTGCTATGAAACTGATTCACACTATGGGAATTGGCCGAACATTTCAACTGTGGGAGACCTGAACCACATTTTTGAGTTACAGCACCTATATATGCAGTAACACCTATCAGCTATACCTCAATTCCAACACATCAATCATACCTACTCCTATTCATATTTGGTCAGGAAACTAAGCAGAATCAAAGTTAACACGAATGCGTCTTGATAAGCATTTACTACCTTAAAAACCAAATTAAAAGAcgtgaaataaataaatacctcAAGTCAGCGACTTAATTAGAAGAAGTAACAACCAACGGCAAAATCACCAAAACCCCAACgacattcaaatttaaataggaaaaaattaaatgaaatcaGAGCTAAATCCTTGCAGTTCACCTTTGCACACAATGTTTCTTgttttcaaaattatgatacGAGGCAATTTGTATGATGGGTTTGCTTCTTTATGTTTTATCCTTCCGCTGCCGGCAGAAGCAAACCTGCATTTAGTAGCATTCACTAAATATCAATGATGTCATAGTCATCTCCACCATGCAGCTTCCATGCACATCATCCACACGTGAGCACAGCCGTGGAACAAGAGGAAGAGTTAATTGCTTTGTTAGTTTAGAGTTAGTTAAATGACTGCTAgtgttagttagttagttagctgagtTGGTTAATTGTGTTTCAGCTATATAAGCTGCGTTTGTACTCTTTTTCAATCATTGAATAAAACTGATTCTTCTCCCCAAAATATTTCCTCTCTTCTCTTCAATCTTCTTCATGTTCATGGAGTTCGTCTCCACAAATCTATTATGGTATCAGTGACAAAAGCTTCCGCATTCTCCTAATCACTCTCAAATCTTCTTATCCTTCACTTCATCCTCTCTCTCACAATGGCAAATCGCAATCGTGCTCCTCTGTTGCCTGCAGAGGATGCCTCCAGTCCCTATTTCCTTCATCCAAGTGATAATCCTGGGATTATGCTCGTTCAACAACAACTTACTGGTTCAAATTATGTTGCTTGGAGCAGATTTTTCAGCACTGCTCTTCTCGCCAAAAACAAACTTGTGTTTGTTGATGGATCTATCCTTCGTCCAGCTCGTGATGATCTACTCTATCAACCATGGATTCGTTGCAATAGCATGGTTGTTTCATGGCTACGCAACTCGGTATCTCCACAAATAGGCTCGAGCATCATGTACATTGATGATGCTTATGCTATCTGGTTCGATCTCAAGGAGCGATTCTCCACTAGTGATTCAGCTCGAATCTACCAGCTCCGCCAACAGCTTATGACTCTCACTCAAGGTTCATCTGatgtcaacacatatttcaCCAACCTCCGCATAGTTTGGGATGAATACAAGAACTCTCAACCTATATCCTGGTGCACTTGTGCTAGATGCACTTGTGATAGTGCTTTGAAATGGAATCAACATCAGGAAAACAATTACACCATGCAATTTCTCATCGGTGTAAATTCCTCTTTCTCTCAACTCAGATCTCACATCCTCTCTATgattcctcttcctcctctatCTAAGGTTTTCTCCTTAGTCATCTAGGAAGAGAGACAGAGATCAATTGATGCTCCTGCTCGAGCTCCAGTCACCAGTGAGCTTCCTTTTGCCAATGCTACATCTTCCTATGGCAGGGCTTTAAACAAATTTCTATGCAGTCACTGTGGTAGAACTAATCATCCAGTTGAGAAATGCTTTTTACTCCATGGCTTCCCTCGTGGATTTGGCAGAGGAAAGGGGAAACCATCATCTAGCTATGCTGGCAATCCTCACTCGGTTGGAAATTCTAACTCTGGATATGCTGGGAATTCTGCTTCTCACCAACAAAGGTCTGTTAATCTTGTTGAAGACAACTATAATCTGCCAAGTTTTGATCAATATCAACAGCTTCTCAGTCTCTTGCAAAGCCACGAACTCCATTATTCCTCTACTTCAGCCAACACATCAGCTTCTGCAGCAACTGACCTCTTTACTCAATCCTCATCTCATGCCTCCAATAATTTCTCTAGTACAGTTTTCTTCACTCCTTGCATAAATTCTATTTCATCTTCATGCTCTAGTTCATCTACTTGGATCCTAGATACAAGAGCTACTCACCATGTATGCCATGATCCATCTCTCTTCAATTCTGCCTCTCCAATATCTTATGCATCAGTTAACATTCCAAATGGTAATACAGCTCCTGTTACTCATCTAGGTACTGTTCATCTCATATCTCTCATCACTCTTTCCTCAGTTTTACATGTTCCAACCTtctctttcaatctcatctcagTTAGTGTTCTAACTCAAACTTTAGCTTGCACTGTGTCATTTACTCATAATAGCTTCCAAATTCAGGAAGCTTTACTGGGGACAGTGATTGGGAGGGGTAATCGAGTTAGAAATCTCTACATATTTGAGTTTCCAGAATCTTCATGCAATGTTACAAGTGTAAACCAACCTTGTTCAAGTGGCAACTTTACTTCTTTTCAAAAATCTGCTTCTGTAAATGCCATTGTAAGTCTTGATGTTTGGCACCAACGTTTGGGCCACCCCTCATTGAATAAATTGAAGCTATTATCCACTATCTTGTCCCCTTCAAACTCTCATCTCACTACTTGCAAAATTTGTCCAATTGCTAAACAAAAGAAACTGCCATTTCCCACATCCACATATACTTCCTCTGATATCTTTGAGATGGTACATTGTGATGTATGGGTGCCTTTTTCTAGCCCCACACATGATGGATTCAAGTACTTCTTAACCATAGTGGATGACTTCTCACGTTTTGTCTGGACTTTTCTCCTCATTCACAAATCTGAGGTCCAGACAGTGATGTCTCAGTTCTTCTCAATTGTTAACACTCAATTCTCCAAGAAAATTAAGGTGATAAGGAGTGATAATGCCCCAGAATTCAACCTTCATTCTCTCCTTTCATCTTATGGAACAATAGCTCAGCATTCATGTGTGgaaactccacaacaaaatgCAAGAGTTGAAGGGAAACATCAACACTTACTCAATGTAGCTCGCAGTCTTCTCTTTCAATCTCACCTTCCCATTTCTTTTTGGGGAGAGTGTATTCTAACAGCCTCTTTCCTCATAAACAGAACTCCATCCTCAGTATTACCAGACAATATCACTCCCTTTCAAGCTCTTTTTAAAAAGCCTCCATCTTACTCACACCTCAAAATATTTGGCTGCCTTTGTTTTGCATCGACATTGGATAAGAGCAGACACAAATTCTCTCCAAGAGCTACAAAGTGTATTTTCATTGGATATCCCTCTGGCTATAAAGGATACAAAGTCATGGATTTGGATACCAATGACATCTTTATAAGCAGAAATGTAACCTTTCATGAATCTAAGTTCCCTTTATCTTCTCAGTCTCAGTCCACATTTCCTACTGATCTCTCTCATAATCTCATTCATCCTTCATCTCTTTCTGATCAAGCTTCTCCTAACACATCTCAGTGCCTTCCCAGTACCTCCAACTCCTCTCACTCTAAATCAGGCAGAACCCTCAAATATCCATCTCATCTCTCTGACTACATATGCAACTCTGTCACTACTTCTTCAAAATATCCTCTCTCATCATATTTCTCCTTATCCAAACTCTCTCAACCCTATCTCAAATTCATTGTTCTACTCTCCACACTCACTGAGCCATCATTCTATAAACAAGCCTCCCAATGTCCGGAATGGGTTTTGGCTATGCAAGATGAACTGCAAGCCTTGATTAGAACCAATACTTGGCTGATTACTTACTTGCCTCCGAATAAAATACCCATCTCTTGCAAATGGGTGTACAAAATAAAGTTCAAGGCTGATGCTACTGTGGAGAGGTATAAAGCACGTTTAGTTGCTAAGGGTTTTACTCAGTAGTCTGGTGTAGATTTCCATGATACTTTCTCACCGGTTGCTAAACTCACCACAGTCAAATTGATGTTATCTCTGGCTGCTATAAAGGGATGGACCTTGGCTCACCTAGATATCATTAATGCCTTCCTATATGGTGATTTGGATGAGGAGATCTACATGACACTTCCTCTTGGCTTAGTCATTACAGACCCTTTTGCTGGCTTAGGGCAGCTCGTTGGTAAGCTCAAGAAATCATTATATGGTCTTAAGCAGGCATCAAGACAATGGTATCTGAAATTTTCTCAGGTTCACTCTGGTTTTGGATTGACACAATCTGCTTCGGATCACTCTTTATTCTACAAACACTCAGCCACTTGACAATTTTTTGGAGTAGttatctatgtagatgatatttTGGTTGCTAGCAGTGAAGATAGCCTCATATCTGCATTCAAGGAGTTCCTTGGCAATCATTTCAAATTCAAAGATCTAGGCAATCCCAAATATTTCCTTGGCATTGAGATAGCCAGGAATAGCACACTGGACTCTTCATTTCTCAACATAAATATGCTATGGATCTTGTCACCGATGCTGGTTTACTTGGTTGTAAACCGGCCTCTACTCCCATGGATCCCACCAAGCAGCTTCAATCTGATGCTGGAGAACCTCTTGCTGATCCTACAGTTTACAGAAGGTTAATCGGTAGACTTGTGTACCTTTGTATCACTCGGCCTGATATCACCTTTGCTGTAAACAAACTTAGTCGGTTCTTGTCTAATCCTTGCTCAGAACACTTGCTTGCTGGCGAAAGGGTCCTCAAATACTTGAAAGGGACACTAGGCCATGGACTATTTTACTCTGCTATATCAGACTCGACATTGAGCATAAtttctgatgcagattgggccgGTTGTCCAGACACTAGACACTCCATTTCTGGTTTTTGCCTCTTTCTTGGCACATCCTTAATTTTTTGGAGATCAAAGAAACAACACACAGTGTCAAGGTCCTCAGCTGAAGCCGAATATAGAGCAATGGCTCTTGCTTGCTGCGAAGTTGTTTGGATTGTTTTTGGTTTAGAAGTGAAGAAACCAGTCCCTTTATATTGTGATTCTCAAGCTGCAGTTCATATTAGCACAAACCATGCGTTTCATGAGCGCACAAAACACGTTGAGATCGATTGCCATACCGTTCGAGACAAGATTCTTGAAGGAGTTATCAAGACTATTCATGTTCACAATAATTTGCAACTTGCCGACATTTTTACTAAGCCTCTATCTAGTTCTCCTTTCCTTGATTTGTTGATCAAGATGGACTTTAAGAGTCTATATAGTCCATCTTGAGGGGGCCTATCAATGATGTCATAGTCATCtccaccatgcaacttccatgCACATCATCCACACGTGAGCACAGCCGTGGAACAAGAGGAAGAGTTAATTGCTTTGTTAGTTTAGAGTTAGTTAAATGACTGCTAgtgttagttagttagttagctgagtTGGTTAATTGTGTTTCAGCTATATAAGCTTCGTTTGTACTCTTTTTCAATCATTGAATAAAACTGATTCTTCTCCCCAAAATATCTCCCCTCTTCTCTTCAATCTTCTTCATGTTCATGGAGTTCGTCTCCACAAATCTATtactaaataaattaatcaaacaatcagaaaataaaattgcagagagagagagagaacggAATGGAGCGATAGGCGGATCGAAACTGGTTGGCGCCGTCAAATTGTTGTTGGAAATGCATACTACAATAGAGATGGGGATAGAGTCTGTTGAGCatttaattagaaaacgagAGAAAAATAGGAAAAACGAGAAAATCGGATCCGTGGGGGAGTCTACGACTAGAATAACGAAAATGTACTCACTTTGTTAATTGTTTCagaaatgggaaaaacgccaactgAGCTGGCGTTTCATTAAGTAAAACCGCCAACCCGGCTGGcgttttagcttttaatttgggaatttaaaaaaatacgatATTATTGAAACCCGCCAATGCGGAGGGCGTGTTTTGCTTAATCACGCCAATGACGAGGCGTGTTTACCAAAGCATAAATGCCTAGGATATTGGCGTGTTTCAAATTGAAACGCCAACGGCGGTGGCTTGTTTCTATGTAAAAACGCCAATCCGACTGGCGGGTTTTGACAGAACAATATATAAGCTATCCTCCCCCAAATAGCAAAACTCACACACCACACACCTCACGATTTTATCCAAAGCAGCGCCTCTTCTCCGTGATTTCGCTCTCcgttcatcaatcggtgctattcttcccCATATTCGTATActtttcggttagtatgcttgtcttttacattattagagttattgttggatagttagttagggtttgtaatgggttgtgagttgagttgaaatattgtgtTGAATTATTATTTAGCATATTACTTGTTTGAATAGCATTATTGTGGATTAATAGTTGAGATGTTAGTGTTTAGTTAGGGTTTATGTTTGATTAAAATTTGGGAAAGTTTGAATTGGTTTATATGGGTTTTAAAGTGGTATTGCATAATTTGGTTTAGGTGCTACATTTTTGATATTGGGTTCAATAAtgacaaattattgaaattgtttagcTTGATGTATGttgtttagtttgaattgttaattATGTGTAGGTGAATTCAGTTAtaattttatgtaatgttgtgGGGGGAATTTGtgtaatgttgtgtaggtgaatttgtgcatttttgtattgtgcattatttgatattgcTGTTTCATTTTGTGATATTGACTTAAATAGTATCCAAGTATTGAaattgtttcatttgaattgtgaatgttgtgtaggtgaactATGACACCATCTTCAAGTGCTAGCCGAAGACTCTTATGTGGTCCTGAGGACCCTTCcgtattatattttcaaagacaacacgtctctaacaatATATGGGCAGGAGACGTACGCTGCAGAAGATACGAAGGAATCATAtgggatgttcccatacatCCTCGTGTTTTGGCGGTAATAAACGAGATGGGGTTCAGCGGGATATTGAGGTGAGGTCAACCgaaagacattgaccaccatcttatcaccgcaTTGATTGAACggtggaggccagagactcacacgtttcactttccagtcggtgaagcgacaaTGACAttagaagacgtggaggtcttatgtggcctcaaagttgacggtGATGCTCTGACGGGTTATATCCCCACTAAGGATGTCAACTATTGTAAGACAATTTCTCTGGATTTTCTTGGCTTTATTCCAGATGCAGTTGATCCGAAAGAAATGACCTGGAAGCAGACAAGcttattgtcacgaccgcccttctagggtaaaataaatgcggcgatcgcgacctaaacggacttaaatataacaaggaaaaataggctagggtttcatcaaggaGGTTTGACCGACATACtaaatgaacaattaagtataaaacaagaaggggactcgggtttaaataatgagttgggccggCAATTAATACTCAAAGGAAATgattaagagtttgacattatccaacagaATCACAAGAAAATAATAACCGGACAAATTTAAGTTCATCCCAACaactaataagtaaaagaaatatcgcagcggaaaacgaccaagagaaggagtgacgtcatgtgtgaagacacaacgacacccataattcaaagataaacatttaattcttcaagttacttgctcaacaccaccaacctctcgccgccgctcaacctgcacgtaaggaaaacacatgcagggctgagtagtataaagatactcagtggacttatgccgaaaatattttcataaaaattattatttatctatcatgccatacgtaagtaaccatcggggtttagctttagaaaggcccgaggcactcaaaaatcatttcccatttgtaaaaagtcgactgatcagtcattttcccatagacgttagccatatccccacatacatgacaaggaatgcggccgcaaaccaggtcactagaccggccaacccgtacgctgacacacggtctaccattgatgtacactaatccaagtagagtttgcggctctacgaggacccgaattcgatttaaataatagtggcaaaagccacatcagataggcacgttaaaaccaaacaaggcatgataaacacaatttcattctcATCGGTAAAATacttaggacatcgtccttatttaaaagaaagcccacctcgactgcttagatttcaagtatttcctttcccttgctgtcacgctgagagcgcgagttatcacctttatattatgtgtatcacaatcagtctcaaataccgactcaaaatcatgcatgtccccaaagttttcctttttccccatctttgaataacacatcacgtcatcacatatataaatcatgtatatcacttataacaacatagttgtttttgtaaagatagaaatctaGCAGCACTACGcaactattttataaaaattactaaaaactcacccgacttccgttggggctaacaTTTTACCACAAttcagtagactcatcaaataacttacagttaaaaattcatgtcaaaataacctttttaggtcggtcaaatcgaaaacgtaacctactggtcgagaaaacattttccgGCAGAATTGCgtagtcaacttcaaaaattcaccaaaatttcatcttttgtccaaatgagttgaaattcacacaacaccgaagacatcatgaagtttactcagaaaaaaagaatcgaataaaaaggagttcatttggtcggtcaaaaacgtgtcggaatctactgtccgaatccACAGTTTTCAATGCTTAAAAATTTCGAATTACGGttttatccccattcattcaaacacaaccttttcattgttttaacacacaaacatgattaaaagagtcctcacactcatgttttcatataatcatacatcattcaccaatgattcattaaatcttcatacaatttcatttaaaacgcatacacacatacaaatacaaattcccaccgattaaatccttagatttgaaatccctacactcactatatgcatgagggagtcaaaagaatgtttagatggagaggaatgaagaatagaggtttgattgtacctttcttgaacgaaacaatcggtagaaacgaatataactcttgattcttcaacaaactcttggcgaatcgaaaggatcttgagtagagtagaagaatagaggtttgattgtgCCTAGTGTCAGACGTGATCGTGACTGTGACTCCAtacagtcgcactatttcctgtATGTAGATCTTAGCTAGCTTGCTCGATCCATGAGTTACGGGAATCGGTAGGTGAGTCagtctataattacccatatggcagtattccctctttgcgtCATGGGCAatgctgtcacaaaatccatggcgatgtgctcccattccCACTCGAGAATTTCTTCtggttgcaacttcccgtacggtcgttgatgtagagccttcacctgttggcaggctaagcagcgctcaaCGAAggccgctatatccctcttcataccattccaccaaaaggacttctttaAGTCTtggtacatcttcgtacttcctgggtgggcggtgtaagagtttgacattatcaAACAGAATCACAAGAAAATGATAACCGGACAAATTTAAGTTCGGCCCAACaactaataagtaaaagaaatatcgctgcggaaaacgaccaagagatggagtgacgtcatgtgtgaagacacaacgacacccataattcaaagataaacatttaattcttcaagttacttgctcaacaccaccaacctctcgccgccgctcaacctgcacgtaaggaaaacacatgcagggctgagtactataaagatactcagtggacttatgccgaaaacattttcataaaaattattatttatctatCATGTCATatgtaagtaaccatcggggtttagctttagaaaggcccgaggcactcaaaatcatttcccattgtaaaaagtcgactgatcagtcattttcccatagacgttagccatatccgcacatacatgacaaggaatgcggccgcaaaccaggtcactagaccggccaacccgta is part of the Salvia splendens isolate huo1 chromosome 22, SspV2, whole genome shotgun sequence genome and encodes:
- the LOC121785762 gene encoding cell division protein FtsZ homolog 2-1, chloroplastic-like yields the protein MLRGETSTTMINPKQDSSSGNVTESVRDLSTLNNYSEAKIKVIGGGGGGSNAVNRMIESEMKGVEFWIVNTDIQAMRMSPIFPEHRLQIGGELTRGLGAGGNPEVGMSAANESKAAIEEAVDGADMVFVTAGMGGGTGTGGAPVIAGIAKSMGILTVGIVTTPFSFEGRRRAVQAQEGIAALRENVDTLIVIPKDKLLTAVSPSTPVTDAFNLADDILRQGVRGISDIITIPGLVNVDFADVRAIMASAGSSLMGIGTATGKSGWASRFKQTVFVVVSRRRCC